One region of Exiguobacterium acetylicum genomic DNA includes:
- a CDS encoding sigma-70 family RNA polymerase sigma factor: MDLRNEHTTLVRRAMKHDEAAFEQLVLLHSEQLYRTAYLYVKNEHDALDVVQETVYKAFISIEQVKEPKHFVTWITKILIRNCYRVLEKQQPTDDILLHVPVQEDQSRDEHLDLVHALSHLRKEYRDVLILFYFHDIPMKEIASFIGITLNTVKTYLKRGREELKIQLGGMDYGAARSTK, from the coding sequence ATGGACTTACGAAACGAGCACACGACACTCGTCCGCCGTGCAATGAAGCACGATGAAGCGGCATTTGAGCAATTGGTGCTCCTACATAGCGAACAACTCTACCGAACAGCGTATCTATATGTGAAGAACGAACACGATGCCTTAGACGTCGTACAAGAGACAGTTTATAAAGCGTTCATCTCGATCGAACAAGTGAAGGAACCAAAACATTTCGTGACATGGATCACGAAAATCCTGATCCGCAATTGTTATCGCGTGCTTGAGAAACAACAACCAACCGATGACATCTTACTTCATGTTCCGGTGCAGGAAGATCAATCGCGAGACGAACATCTTGATCTCGTGCACGCTTTATCGCATCTGCGAAAAGAATACCGGGATGTCTTAATTCTTTTCTATTTTCATGATATTCCGATGAAAGAGATTGCAAGCTTCATCGGCATTACCCTCAATACGGTCAAGACATACTTAAAGCGAGGACGCGAAGAATTGAAGATACAGTTAGGAGGAATGGATTATGGAGCAGCACGATCTACGAAATGA
- a CDS encoding DUF4179 domain-containing protein: MEQHDLRNDYEKIPVPTDALQDRIRQGITQGVAERKQRRPRRKQYVAIAGLAASLFVTTFIVPPFASAMSHVPLIGGLYRPFTEQGTVGTEIEKKQLATAIDQTVTDQGITIKVVDAYYDGTTIGMNLTATGVPDVNETKRAAFYEVFKGDKRFEGTENQELAYFKQDGKAWKARIEYDVGLQKLSDAMQVPLVISEMFGLDGNWQFEVPVKRLQAIEQTFNTTVKNPDYAVDVTLKQMTKGQASTTFDYTAVYPKSDQYWLELALFDDKGKEIIKNWSVGTSLVSSSVSGSQRTDVSRIRFGNYVIPSGSYTLHPSLRLSPKTHWLSLKNTTFPYTQQDAHHPLKMTIQQVETSGSHVQVDFLTNSDQKNSDIKLDVKNSMFLIQGNEPPDGREIKPTVEVIDAKQKLLRATFTLSASQIDAIDDFYLQTGYSNTVTNTPIDLKPIPFTVD; the protein is encoded by the coding sequence ATGGAGCAGCACGATCTACGAAATGACTATGAAAAAATCCCTGTTCCGACGGACGCCTTACAAGACCGAATTCGTCAAGGGATTACGCAAGGCGTAGCGGAAAGAAAACAACGACGTCCTCGTCGGAAACAGTACGTCGCCATTGCGGGTCTTGCCGCCTCACTATTCGTGACGACGTTCATCGTTCCACCGTTTGCTTCCGCGATGTCGCATGTTCCATTGATTGGTGGATTGTATCGTCCCTTTACAGAACAGGGCACAGTCGGTACGGAAATCGAGAAGAAACAACTTGCAACAGCAATTGATCAGACGGTAACCGATCAAGGCATTACGATCAAGGTCGTCGACGCCTACTATGATGGTACGACGATCGGGATGAACCTGACGGCAACTGGTGTACCAGACGTCAACGAAACGAAACGAGCGGCGTTTTATGAAGTGTTCAAAGGGGATAAACGATTCGAAGGTACTGAAAATCAAGAACTGGCATATTTCAAACAGGACGGTAAGGCATGGAAAGCACGAATCGAATATGATGTCGGATTACAGAAATTAAGTGATGCCATGCAGGTACCACTCGTGATTTCGGAAATGTTTGGTCTAGACGGGAACTGGCAATTCGAGGTTCCGGTCAAACGATTGCAAGCGATTGAACAGACGTTTAATACGACGGTAAAAAATCCTGATTATGCGGTCGATGTCACGTTGAAACAGATGACAAAAGGACAGGCAAGTACGACGTTTGATTATACGGCGGTTTATCCGAAGTCGGATCAATATTGGCTAGAACTGGCTCTGTTTGATGATAAAGGGAAGGAAATCATCAAAAACTGGTCAGTTGGAACATCGTTAGTAAGTAGTTCGGTCAGCGGGTCGCAACGAACGGATGTCTCGCGGATTCGATTCGGAAATTATGTCATTCCATCCGGTTCCTATACGTTGCATCCTTCTTTACGTCTTTCACCGAAGACACATTGGCTGTCATTAAAGAATACGACTTTCCCTTATACGCAACAAGATGCGCATCATCCATTGAAGATGACGATTCAACAGGTAGAGACGTCCGGTTCTCATGTACAGGTCGATTTCTTGACGAACTCGGATCAAAAAAATTCAGATATCAAGTTGGATGTTAAAAACAGCATGTTCCTGATTCAAGGAAACGAACCACCGGATGGTCGTGAAATCAAACCGACTGTTGAAGTCATCGATGCGAAACAAAAGTTGCTTCGGGCGACGTTCACGTTATCAGCGTCACAAATCGATGCAATCGATGACTTCTATCTACAAACGGGCTATTCCAACACCGTGACGAATACACCAATCGACTTGAAACCGATTCCGTTCACCGTCGATTAA
- a CDS encoding GNAT family N-acetyltransferase, protein MEVRQMTVDDYPEVVRIYEQGIKTENATFRTEALPYEEWTKHHHAHSRLVAMEDEQLLGWVALSPFSSIPAYAGVAEISLYIAEEARGKGVGTRLMEDVIQASEAAGIWTLQSQIFPENQASLRLHERFNFREVGRRERIGRIGGRWRDTVLLERRSTYL, encoded by the coding sequence ATGGAAGTACGTCAAATGACAGTGGACGATTATCCAGAAGTCGTTCGGATCTACGAACAAGGAATAAAGACGGAGAATGCGACGTTTCGTACGGAAGCATTACCGTACGAAGAATGGACGAAGCATCACCACGCACACAGCCGCCTCGTTGCGATGGAAGACGAGCAACTGCTCGGCTGGGTCGCGTTAAGTCCATTCTCTTCGATTCCGGCATACGCCGGTGTCGCTGAAATCAGCCTCTATATCGCGGAAGAAGCACGCGGTAAAGGTGTCGGCACACGCTTGATGGAAGACGTCATTCAAGCAAGTGAAGCAGCCGGAATCTGGACGTTGCAATCGCAAATTTTTCCGGAAAATCAAGCGAGTCTACGCCTTCATGAACGATTTAATTTTCGGGAAGTCGGTCGCCGGGAGCGAATTGGTCGGATCGGAGGCAGATGGCGCGATACGGTATTGCTCGAGCGACGTAGCACATATCTCTAA
- a CDS encoding YcjF family protein: MDDFFGEGLETNQQKRKRKLEEIFDQSFESERRDFNQSLEQDVTVALIGDVNAGKSSTLNAILGREVATVGARPGETVRIDQVRQHPEDKVIFVDTPGLNDANTQNSEATWTYYQSADVILYFLNAAGTVLSETETKNFRKIYQHNQNVLIVVTKMDATDDVDTIVQHIEEKLPGPKIIPVSAREGTNIDRLRREVLDILKKFDKDNVFVRQMDPTVRGKIANNWIVGAGTAAGAIGAVPFPGADIIPLTSIQIGLMLKLSNLYERQLSKESAKELLVVTIVGNSGKTAFRQMAKLVPGYGAVIAAGVASTATLALGYGTKYVYENKLELTPEQLMGFVKRFRKKAEESSEETNE, encoded by the coding sequence ATGGATGATTTTTTTGGTGAAGGACTGGAGACCAATCAACAAAAACGGAAACGCAAACTGGAGGAAATCTTTGATCAATCGTTTGAATCGGAGCGACGGGATTTCAATCAATCGCTGGAGCAGGACGTGACGGTTGCCCTGATCGGAGATGTCAATGCGGGAAAATCTTCGACCTTGAACGCGATTCTTGGTCGTGAAGTCGCAACGGTCGGGGCGCGCCCGGGTGAAACGGTCCGGATTGATCAAGTAAGGCAGCATCCGGAAGATAAAGTCATCTTCGTCGATACACCAGGATTGAATGATGCCAATACACAGAACTCGGAAGCGACGTGGACGTACTATCAAAGTGCCGATGTCATCCTTTACTTTTTAAATGCGGCAGGTACCGTCTTATCTGAGACGGAGACGAAAAACTTCCGTAAGATCTATCAACATAACCAAAATGTCTTGATCGTCGTTACGAAGATGGATGCGACGGATGATGTCGACACGATCGTTCAGCATATTGAAGAAAAACTACCAGGACCCAAAATCATTCCCGTATCAGCACGAGAAGGAACGAACATTGATCGGCTCCGTCGGGAGGTCCTCGATATCTTAAAAAAGTTCGACAAGGATAATGTGTTCGTTCGTCAGATGGATCCGACCGTTCGTGGCAAGATCGCCAACAACTGGATTGTGGGTGCCGGAACAGCCGCAGGTGCGATTGGTGCCGTTCCATTCCCGGGAGCTGATATCATTCCATTGACTTCAATTCAAATCGGCTTGATGCTCAAGTTATCGAATCTGTACGAACGACAGTTATCCAAGGAGAGTGCGAAGGAGTTGCTTGTCGTGACGATCGTCGGAAACTCCGGAAAAACCGCCTTTCGGCAAATGGCGAAGCTCGTTCCGGGGTATGGTGCCGTCATTGCCGCGGGCGTTGCTTCGACCGCCACCCTTGCACTCGGATATGGAACAAAATATGTCTATGAGAATAAGCTTGAGCTGACACCGGAACAACTGATGGGGTTCGTGAAACGATTCCGGAAGAAGGCAGAAGAGTCGTCAGAAGAGACAAACGAGTAA
- a CDS encoding peroxiredoxin-like family protein: protein MTRLLEEIKQYQSEFRQKAPAEKQRLMAEATAELAASGIAKGLGIGDTIPHFTLPDVSGKSVAIETLLEQGPVILTFYRGGWCPYCNLELRAYEREIDRIRAQGATVVAISPETPDFAEQTANKNALSFPVLSDVDLHVSRQFDLVFDLPDYLIEIYKTSGLDVAKHNGNEDWQLPKPATFIIDTDGVIRFAEVSSDYTKRVDPQTIIEYLEQ from the coding sequence ATGACACGATTACTCGAAGAAATCAAACAGTATCAATCGGAATTCCGACAAAAGGCACCTGCTGAGAAACAAAGGTTGATGGCGGAAGCGACAGCTGAGCTGGCTGCTTCTGGTATCGCTAAAGGTCTAGGTATCGGTGATACGATTCCACACTTTACGTTACCCGATGTATCTGGCAAGTCTGTGGCGATCGAGACATTACTCGAGCAAGGTCCTGTCATCTTAACATTCTACCGGGGTGGCTGGTGTCCATACTGCAATCTCGAGCTTCGCGCGTATGAACGGGAAATCGACCGAATTCGTGCTCAGGGAGCGACCGTCGTTGCAATCAGTCCAGAGACACCTGATTTTGCTGAACAGACAGCAAACAAGAATGCGTTAAGTTTCCCTGTCTTAAGTGACGTTGATTTACATGTATCCCGTCAATTTGATCTCGTGTTTGACCTGCCAGATTATTTGATTGAGATTTACAAAACATCGGGACTCGATGTAGCGAAGCACAATGGAAATGAGGATTGGCAGTTACCGAAACCGGCGACGTTCATCATTGATACGGATGGTGTGATTCGTTTCGCAGAAGTATCATCGGATTATACGAAACGCGTGGATCCGCAGACGATCATCGAGTACCTCGAACAATAA
- the manA gene encoding mannose-6-phosphate isomerase, class I has translation MYAIQPIFKERIWGGRRLEALFQFELPEGQIGECWTASAHASGRTYFLDGPDQGKTLDELWQTKRTELFGDYLLDAFPLHVKFLDSSAYLSVQVHPNDEEARRLEGEPYGKNECWYILEAAPEAEIILGHNLQSRDALFRCAQEKDWETSLRHQKVKPGEFYYIPSGTIHALGPGIVLLEIQQMSDRTYRLYDYDRLGDDGKPRELHVEKAIAVTTIPDEPWTNQPETIIKEGGIMTKLLQVPSFTVIRHEVTGRYTLQDHPVFRLLTVIEGKGEARQGNRVIPLQKGKQFFVPRRAGDYEIAGSVTFVTSEVFLD, from the coding sequence ATGTATGCCATTCAACCGATTTTCAAAGAACGAATTTGGGGCGGTCGACGTTTAGAGGCGTTGTTTCAGTTTGAGTTACCAGAAGGACAAATTGGAGAATGTTGGACAGCATCTGCTCACGCGAGTGGGCGGACGTACTTCTTAGATGGACCTGATCAGGGGAAGACGCTAGATGAATTATGGCAAACGAAACGGACAGAATTATTCGGTGATTATCTGCTGGATGCCTTTCCGCTTCATGTAAAATTTCTGGACTCGTCCGCTTACTTATCCGTTCAAGTCCATCCGAACGATGAGGAGGCACGACGGCTAGAAGGAGAACCATACGGCAAGAATGAGTGCTGGTATATCTTAGAGGCTGCACCAGAGGCAGAAATCATTCTTGGTCACAATCTACAATCACGAGATGCCTTGTTTCGGTGCGCTCAAGAAAAGGACTGGGAGACGTCACTTCGGCATCAAAAAGTTAAACCTGGCGAATTCTATTACATTCCGAGTGGTACGATCCACGCTCTAGGACCAGGCATCGTTCTTCTTGAGATTCAACAGATGAGCGATCGAACGTATCGACTATATGATTACGACAGATTAGGAGATGACGGGAAACCGAGAGAATTGCACGTTGAGAAGGCAATCGCTGTCACGACGATTCCAGATGAGCCGTGGACGAACCAACCAGAGACGATCATCAAGGAAGGGGGCATCATGACGAAGTTGCTTCAAGTACCCTCCTTTACAGTGATCCGTCATGAAGTAACCGGTCGATATACACTACAGGATCATCCAGTCTTTCGTTTATTGACTGTCATCGAAGGTAAAGGAGAAGCGCGGCAAGGGAATCGCGTGATTCCCTTACAGAAAGGAAAACAATTCTTTGTACCGCGTCGAGCGGGAGATTACGAAATAGCGGGATCCGTCACATTCGTGACGAGTGAAGTGTTTTTAGATTAG
- a CDS encoding sugar phosphate nucleotidyltransferase: MYILLLSGGSGKRLWPLSNDLNSKQFLKILEDRDGNKQSMMERVFQQLQEVGLDDRTVITTTSSQVDAIENQLGFRTSIIQEPSRRDTFPAIMLATSYLAERIDLEETIIIMPVDPYVELSFFERFEQLDQAVQEHPDALHLMGVEPLHPTSKYGYIIPQTSENMSIVDRFQEKPTVEVASDLIEQGALWNCGVFACRLDFLMQCLEEQDVPTTFEALRSNYEALEKTSFDYAVVEKTDSLFVHRYEGYWKDLGTWNTLTEEMPHPLHGNARMLHSKNTHIVNELQVPVLGIGLDNLIVSVSPDGVLVASKDETPALKEYLTDDTLPPQFEWKRWGYATILHQQQLEDGRYAVTRRLHIKAHQQISHHYHAHTDSTWSILQGRAEALIDGQSQQLGPTSVVHIPQGIPHTLTTLEDLIMIEIKYSIDWTEQDNYPLPTSIRSKP; encoded by the coding sequence ATGTATATTCTTTTACTATCAGGTGGATCCGGAAAACGGCTTTGGCCGCTCTCGAACGATTTAAACTCGAAACAGTTCTTAAAGATTCTAGAAGATCGCGATGGTAATAAACAATCGATGATGGAGCGGGTCTTCCAACAACTTCAGGAAGTCGGTCTGGACGACCGGACCGTCATTACGACGACGAGTTCACAAGTCGATGCGATTGAAAATCAGCTAGGCTTCCGTACTTCCATTATTCAAGAACCCTCACGTCGCGATACGTTCCCTGCCATCATGCTTGCGACAAGTTATCTCGCAGAACGGATCGATTTAGAAGAGACGATCATTATCATGCCGGTCGATCCTTACGTTGAACTATCGTTCTTTGAACGCTTCGAGCAATTGGACCAAGCCGTCCAAGAACATCCGGATGCGCTTCATTTAATGGGGGTCGAACCGTTGCATCCGACATCAAAATATGGCTATATCATTCCGCAGACTTCCGAAAACATGTCCATCGTCGATCGCTTCCAAGAGAAGCCGACTGTTGAAGTCGCGAGTGACTTAATCGAACAAGGTGCACTATGGAACTGTGGTGTCTTTGCCTGTCGCCTTGACTTCTTAATGCAGTGTCTAGAAGAACAAGATGTGCCGACGACATTCGAGGCGCTCCGTTCGAACTACGAGGCACTAGAAAAAACATCATTTGATTATGCGGTCGTTGAAAAGACCGATTCCTTATTCGTTCATCGGTATGAAGGCTACTGGAAAGATCTCGGAACATGGAATACATTAACGGAAGAGATGCCGCATCCGCTTCACGGAAACGCCCGGATGCTCCACTCGAAAAATACACATATCGTCAATGAATTACAGGTTCCGGTCCTTGGCATCGGACTCGATAACTTAATCGTGTCGGTGAGTCCAGATGGTGTCCTCGTTGCGTCCAAAGATGAGACACCTGCTTTAAAAGAATATTTGACGGATGATACTTTGCCACCACAATTTGAATGGAAACGCTGGGGCTATGCGACGATTTTACATCAACAGCAACTAGAGGACGGGCGTTATGCCGTGACCCGACGGCTGCATATCAAGGCACATCAGCAAATCAGTCATCATTATCATGCGCATACCGATTCGACATGGAGCATCTTACAAGGTCGCGCTGAGGCACTGATCGATGGTCAGTCACAGCAACTCGGACCAACTTCTGTCGTGCATATCCCACAAGGTATTCCGCATACGTTGACCACACTAGAGGATCTGATCATGATTGAAATTAAATATTCCATTGATTGGACGGAGCAAGATAACTATCCACTTCCGACCTCGATTCGTTCCAAACCATGA
- a CDS encoding response regulator, which yields MALYLLVDSHEPTRRILRRKLLAAGQDVQEARSGEEALEQLSNSDVDVLLTELRLPEMDGVELLRAAKQRAPLTKQIVLTDYMQVHTLLAAVNAGNVSRMMTKPLKIDDRVLGIMTRIGDEVVETKQRKRNLGQHFTDVLINSNRPYCLFYEDGSIISQRALTIDHHEQIPEDQNGIHRFEFPTQFGTYILYQSLTGSLTKPV from the coding sequence ATGGCACTTTATCTATTAGTTGACTCACATGAACCGACACGACGGATTTTACGCCGTAAACTACTGGCAGCGGGACAAGACGTACAGGAAGCACGATCAGGAGAAGAGGCTTTGGAACAACTCAGCAATTCCGACGTTGATGTCTTGCTGACGGAACTTCGACTTCCAGAAATGGATGGCGTCGAGCTGTTACGTGCTGCTAAACAACGAGCACCGTTAACGAAACAAATCGTCTTGACGGACTATATGCAAGTCCATACGTTGCTGGCGGCTGTGAACGCAGGAAACGTCAGTCGGATGATGACGAAACCATTGAAGATTGACGATCGGGTTCTGGGAATCATGACCCGCATCGGAGATGAGGTCGTGGAAACGAAACAACGTAAACGGAATCTGGGACAACATTTTACCGATGTGTTAATCAATTCAAATCGTCCGTATTGTCTCTTTTACGAAGATGGATCAATCATCAGTCAACGTGCCCTGACGATTGATCATCATGAACAGATTCCAGAAGACCAAAACGGTATTCACCGCTTCGAATTCCCGACACAGTTCGGAACGTACATCCTCTATCAATCGCTGACCGGCAGTCTTACGAAACCCGTTTGA
- a CDS encoding glycosyltransferase family 2 protein, with protein MIGIAMSTYENEAIITETIRSLQTQQASFLCVIADDGSTDSTVATMRRLTANDTRFEVLALPHGERGIARKTAIDRLKQHDVEYLYIIDSDMVLEDQLLKSCLLYLEAHVEVGALVIPERAYSDYDNYFSQVKVFERNLFNVPTDQLDTHTMEAARFWRLEAYVASGEIDPTQISFEETQPTIRYLEQGGIIRRATFTYVHHNEKQVELNDLLRKKRYYFDVMPATLDAEQGGFMKALRRWYFFRPVLYHQANLRKYSRHPLLTVGVIYMYLRLSFIGVESLFFKRVS; from the coding sequence ATGATTGGAATCGCTATGTCCACATACGAAAATGAAGCAATCATCACGGAAACGATCCGCTCACTTCAGACACAACAGGCTTCTTTCCTTTGTGTCATCGCGGATGATGGTTCGACCGATTCGACTGTCGCGACGATGCGTCGATTGACCGCAAATGATACGCGATTCGAAGTGCTTGCGCTACCTCACGGTGAACGAGGTATCGCTCGCAAGACTGCCATTGATCGCTTAAAGCAACACGATGTCGAATACCTCTATATCATTGATTCCGATATGGTACTTGAAGATCAGTTATTAAAAAGCTGCCTCTTATATCTTGAGGCACATGTAGAGGTCGGAGCACTCGTCATTCCCGAACGCGCGTACAGTGATTATGATAATTACTTCAGTCAAGTGAAGGTCTTTGAGCGTAACCTGTTCAACGTTCCGACGGATCAACTCGACACGCATACGATGGAAGCCGCGCGCTTCTGGCGACTCGAGGCGTACGTCGCTTCTGGCGAGATTGATCCGACGCAAATCAGTTTCGAAGAGACGCAGCCGACGATCCGTTATTTGGAACAAGGCGGGATCATTCGCCGTGCGACGTTCACCTACGTACACCACAACGAAAAGCAGGTCGAATTAAATGACCTGCTTCGAAAAAAACGCTATTACTTTGATGTCATGCCTGCGACGCTCGACGCGGAACAGGGCGGCTTCATGAAAGCCTTGCGACGTTGGTATTTCTTCCGTCCTGTTCTCTATCATCAGGCTAACTTAAGAAAATATAGCCGTCATCCGCTGTTGACCGTTGGCGTCATCTACATGTACTTGCGTCTTAGCTTCATTGGTGTAGAGTCCCTCTTCTTCAAACGGGTTTCGTAA
- a CDS encoding glycosyltransferase family 4 protein, which produces MKPHLLFLSWRDIKHPKAGGAEVFTHEMLRRVSDEYEITHFSPAFEGGHDVEYLDGITYIRRGTALSVVPLAFSYYQSHAATIDLVVDQMNTHHFFTPLYVPLAKRALFIHQLTREIWQINVRPPFSYVGEWTETPRLQLYRTGRALTVSQSTADDLLAVGFSKDDVTILPEGLSFTPWNEEDWKPKEAHPTFLYAGRMSAYKGINDALQAFVIVKREYPDARFWVIGKKDEAYITEHLHPIVPEEMRDAITYFGFVSEEEKLERMSRATALLFPSKREGWGLTVSEAAAVGTPTIVYDAPGLRDAVQYGMTGYMAKSQTPGALAAEMRACLRDPEEYEMIQAAGHRFAQTLHWDHTGQAFRNWLQRELIPVALKEDFS; this is translated from the coding sequence ATGAAACCCCATCTACTTTTTTTATCTTGGCGCGATATCAAACACCCGAAAGCAGGTGGCGCAGAAGTGTTCACCCACGAGATGCTCCGACGTGTCAGTGATGAGTATGAAATCACTCATTTTTCTCCCGCATTCGAAGGCGGACACGATGTCGAGTATTTGGATGGAATCACTTATATCCGGAGAGGTACTGCGCTTTCCGTCGTTCCGCTCGCCTTTTCTTATTATCAGTCGCATGCTGCGACGATTGATTTAGTCGTCGATCAGATGAACACACATCACTTTTTCACACCCTTGTATGTTCCATTAGCGAAACGTGCCCTCTTCATTCATCAACTGACACGTGAAATCTGGCAAATCAATGTTCGTCCTCCGTTTTCATACGTCGGCGAATGGACGGAGACACCGCGTCTGCAGCTGTACCGGACCGGTCGCGCGTTGACGGTCAGTCAGTCCACGGCAGACGATCTACTTGCTGTCGGCTTCTCCAAGGACGACGTGACGATTCTACCGGAAGGTCTCTCCTTTACCCCATGGAACGAAGAAGACTGGAAGCCAAAAGAAGCACATCCGACTTTTTTATACGCTGGACGGATGTCGGCCTATAAAGGAATCAATGATGCACTCCAAGCTTTCGTCATCGTTAAACGGGAGTATCCTGACGCTCGTTTCTGGGTTATCGGAAAAAAAGACGAGGCGTATATCACCGAGCACCTTCATCCAATCGTCCCGGAAGAGATGCGTGACGCCATCACCTATTTTGGATTCGTCAGTGAGGAAGAAAAGCTCGAACGGATGAGTCGCGCGACGGCGCTCCTGTTTCCTTCTAAACGAGAAGGTTGGGGTCTGACGGTCAGTGAAGCGGCGGCTGTCGGTACACCAACGATCGTCTATGACGCCCCTGGACTGCGTGACGCCGTCCAGTATGGTATGACTGGTTACATGGCAAAAAGTCAGACCCCGGGCGCCCTTGCTGCCGAGATGCGTGCCTGCTTACGTGATCCCGAAGAATACGAAATGATTCAAGCAGCCGGTCATCGTTTCGCTCAGACCTTGCACTGGGATCATACAGGTCAAGCGTTTCGTAACTGGTTGCAACGCGAATTAATACCTGTCGCACTGAAGGAGGATTTTTCATGA
- a CDS encoding glycosyltransferase: MSQGHIAVFTDHSRHIPYESLISYYPVLFYTQPGRCPASFEQIASTEIQEAEEHEILLYVVDYKTREEELAIANQIRAVRPRSKILLIKEAIRLKGDFPYHTVQGDGVLRLFSYRPAYPNELFAEIQHIIHPEYPILKDTIAFILPIFNEEKRFNYVKDFLESLATFISEDYIHASINFFDDASSDRSKALLQEYRSIVMEATDTLFTVGYLEVHQVEQNTRKAGLFIEGMKNVSSDYYVFVDADNSFRIEDIARLLTIAQEGYYDIVVGTKDLTIEDRGAVRRFMSFGKRNLTRFFLPKGVTDSQTGLKIINRRVVHRLLPYLHVESGLAIDLELMYAAKKERLRVYQQPVTCIEREGSHVNLVKDSVAFLKTMVSLYQRHRKDEVPVK, from the coding sequence ATGAGTCAAGGACATATTGCTGTTTTCACCGATCACTCACGGCATATTCCATACGAATCTTTGATTTCTTATTATCCGGTTTTGTTTTACACACAACCTGGCAGATGTCCTGCCTCGTTCGAACAAATCGCCAGCACTGAAATTCAAGAAGCGGAAGAACACGAGATTCTGTTGTATGTCGTCGACTATAAGACACGTGAAGAGGAACTTGCGATCGCCAATCAGATTCGAGCTGTACGTCCACGTTCCAAAATCCTGTTGATTAAAGAAGCGATTCGTTTAAAAGGAGATTTTCCGTATCACACGGTTCAAGGAGACGGGGTGCTTCGCTTGTTTTCTTATCGCCCAGCCTATCCGAATGAATTGTTTGCTGAAATCCAGCATATCATCCATCCTGAATATCCCATTTTAAAGGATACTATAGCCTTTATATTGCCAATATTTAACGAAGAGAAACGTTTTAATTATGTAAAAGATTTTTTAGAGTCGCTTGCGACCTTCATCAGCGAAGATTATATCCACGCTTCGATCAATTTCTTTGATGATGCTTCATCGGATCGATCGAAAGCGCTCTTACAGGAGTACCGATCGATCGTCATGGAAGCGACCGATACGTTGTTCACGGTCGGATATCTCGAAGTACATCAGGTCGAACAAAATACACGGAAGGCCGGTTTGTTCATCGAGGGAATGAAAAACGTCTCGAGTGATTATTATGTCTTCGTCGATGCGGATAACTCGTTTCGAATCGAAGACATCGCACGGCTATTGACGATTGCCCAGGAAGGATATTATGACATCGTCGTCGGGACGAAGGATTTGACGATCGAAGACCGTGGAGCCGTCCGGCGTTTCATGAGCTTTGGAAAACGAAATCTGACACGGTTCTTCTTACCAAAAGGGGTGACTGATTCGCAGACCGGTCTGAAGATCATCAACCGACGGGTCGTCCATCGTCTGTTGCCTTATCTACACGTCGAGAGTGGTCTCGCAATCGATTTAGAGCTGATGTATGCAGCGAAAAAAGAACGCTTACGGGTCTACCAACAACCCGTGACCTGCATCGAGCGCGAAGGATCGCACGTCAATCTCGTCAAGGATTCCGTCGCGTTCTTGAAGACGATGGTCAGCCTGTATCAGCGCCACCGGAAAGATGAAGTACCGGTCAAATGA